The Xyrauchen texanus isolate HMW12.3.18 chromosome 17, RBS_HiC_50CHRs, whole genome shotgun sequence DNA window TATGAGAACTTTTAGTCTGAATAACAATTAACCATAAGCGTTTACATAACTCGGGCCAGCTCTGTCGCGGTCACATAGCCAATAGCTTCGGTTCAATCTAATTTCCCCAAACTATACCATGgttgtgtttatatttatttagctgCTTTATACCAGGGATATCCTATAGTTCAATTATAGAAATATAAAAGCTCCTGCAGAATACAGTTTTTTCGCAATAGCCTCCTGAAACCCGACACATGACATCATCGCTTTGAGCTGGAGTTTAAGCGATTCCAGATGCAAACGGTCTTCTTCCCTTTTCCCTCAAATAGGAGGAACTTCCTCAAAATGGTCGTATATAAAGAGGTAGTCTACTAACCCAGTTTCAAACCGGGACTGACAccttttgtgctgcattttaagGAATCATCGAGCCCAGGTAACTGTTATGTGCTTTGTCGTTCTGTGGAAGGGGCTTATCTTTTCCTAAACTgtgtattattttcatttaaatgtgcCACGAAGTAGGCTGCAATGTAAATGTTGATTTTTAAAACTGTTACAACTGTTTCAGTCTGTCTTGTATTGCATAACTTTCGTTTTCTTTTTAAACACTTAAAATTGaaacttttcaaactttttgaataGCCTACTTTTTTCCTTTTCAAACTCCCTCCTGCTCATTTCAGAGAAATCACCACTCAATACTTCTCTTCTGGCCTAAACAAGCACTGAGGGTTTCATGTGTTAACACACCGCGTACGTTTTAGGACCACTGCATGTGACTGTATGTTATAGTTTGTATTTATTGTGGTTTCAAACATCTGAGGGCATGTCTGTATTTCAGGGCATAATGTATAAATTCTGTGGAATACCTCTGTTGATGGTGTGGTGTGCACTAGCTCACACTTTGGATCTGTCTAATCTGTCCCTGGATGAAGCATGGGACAGCTGGAAAATCACCCACAGGAGACAATACAATGGCCTGGTGAGTAGCCACTCCGATTAGTGTCCTCAGGGTGCTAAAAGAGTAAACAAACTAAAACTAAGTTTGAGCATTCATCACCACCAGGAAAGATCCATCCAAttcattcttttttaaaaaagagaggggtTAAACTCTCTttcttttatttagttgtgtatttATTTGACAACCTTGATTTGAATTTCACTGGCTAATGCGACTTCGGGGGGTCTATCTTTTCTATTTCTAGCTCCTAATAAAGAATGAGGAAAATATATTAGGGAAGGTTGCTTTAGAATCTTTCAGTGATTTTAAATCAGTTAAAGTATTGATAATGTAGCTCCTCCTGTAAATTTGGATACCTAATGGTGTATTTTCAGCTTAATTTTGCACCCTATTAGAGTTGTAAGATAAGAAGTTATTGTATAGAGTTATTTTATACATCACTCCATAtcaaaatgtttgtgtgtatgtgtgctgcaCGGCGGGCAGGATGAAGAGTCTATTCGACGGACCATTTGGGAGAAGAACATGCTGTTTATTGAGGCCCATAACAAAGAGTATGAACTGGGGATTCATACCTATAATCTAGGGATGAACCACTTTGGAGATATGGTCAGTAAACCCAAACTCAGTCTTCTAATATTTCAATGCTGGAAAATGTTAAAAACGTTGTTTAAAAGCTGATTCAGAATGAGAAACAGCTGTAAGAACATGTGATACTGGCCAGTGTACTCCAAGTGTCCAGGCTGGTGTAAAATCCCAGTTGCAAGAACCCCCTTGAGTTCAGAAAAGCCTTAGTAAGAATAAATTTACAATGTATAAAGGTTTTCTGAATTTAAGAGGCTTCTTGCTACTCTAACCGGATGTTAAACTGTTTTTCACTTTTACTTGGTAAATCTGTTTGCAGACTCATCACAAAAGCATCACAAAAGCAATACATCATGAAAAGTTTGTTCACTGTAACTAGATCCGAGATAACTTGTCTTAAACAACATTGTCAATACAGAATTTTCAAACAATATTCTGGGTTTATGGTCAGCATATTGAAAAGAGATTAGAAGATAATTTCCCCCCTAATGCGCATCTCTCTACAGACACTTGAAGAAGTCGCTGAGAACATGATGGGACTCCAAATGCCCATGTTCCGTGACCCTACAAACACATATGTGCCTGGGGACACAGTGGAGAAGCTGCCCAAATCAATTGACTACCGTAAACTGGGCTATGTCACAAATGttaagaaccaggtgaggaaaccaGACATTTCAAACCTATAGATATTAAAgacaacaacaactaaaaaaaatctaataatataGTAACaattggcatttgtttgtggctAGATGGTGATCCATGCTCTGTGAAACTATTACAAGATTAACCCTAGCAGCAAATGCGCTTTCATAAGAGATTTTGCTGTACTAGAGTTACAACTCTAGCCATTGCCAATACAGCTATGACTGTGCTTGGGTGCTATCTAGTGGTGAAAAATAtgactgttaaaggaatagttcacccaaatatgaaaattctgtcataatttactcaccctcattccaaacccatatgactttcttttttatgccgaacacaaaaaagacattttttaattaatattccaGTAAtattcttttcaatacaatggcagttgatagagactcactttaaagcttaaaaaggacccaaaagtgtaAGACCCCCTTTAAACTTGGTATTTAGATGCATCTCGGTttatctgatcacatgtggtcaggcgagacacatcactgttgcTCACACCTGGCcacttaaatgcgtctcctgaGACCAtcacgacatacatcaatcatgtCAGCATGCtactgcatgacattaaagtgcaaaaaagtcagaaaagacaaagaaagcaagaaaaaaatGGTGTGCTGTTTCAGATGCATCTGAAATtttatctaagcacaaacgcaacatttcaagcagaattatccattattttcgTAGATTTCCTGTATTAAAGTAGCTTcagatgtttgtgcttctcataAGTCACCATGCATGTTGATCTCAGACACAATGAAGAAGATTCGTGAAGTTCTCGTATTAGTGTATTCATCCATTTTCCAATGGCTGCACTCATGTTTAAACAAGCAGTttacaggtgaggggtggtgtttTGCTGCTGTCAGGGATGCATACAAGACGGATTCgaatttacacctcaaatgcgatgtggtcacgTGTTTCTTACTACCATCgaatttgttttttgtgatttgatCACAAAAGGTTTTAGatcccgtttagacctgtattaagtgctgaccacatgtgatcggatcacccgaaatgtatcttaataccaggtataaATAGAGTTAACAAAAACAGTCCATTCATCATATTACAAGACTTCATTTGGCATCAAATAGGATTTAATGAGAAATAGTCcaaaatgtatgactttttatttttattattagttgaaCTGTTCCTGCATAGCTTTGAATTTTCATGGGTACCAATATGGCTGTTTTTGACTGCTCTTCAGTCCTGTGTTTTTTTACTGCTCTCCTCAGGGTGCATGCGGCTCCTGTTGGGCCTTTAGCTCTGTCGGGGCTTTGGAAGGTCAGCTGAAGAAGACCACGGGTAACCTGGTGGATCTTAGTCCTCAGAACCTGGTGGACTGTGTG harbors:
- the ctsk gene encoding cathepsin K, translating into MYKFCGIPLLMVWCALAHTLDLSNLSLDEAWDSWKITHRRQYNGLDEESIRRTIWEKNMLFIEAHNKEYELGIHTYNLGMNHFGDMTLEEVAENMMGLQMPMFRDPTNTYVPGDTVEKLPKSIDYRKLGYVTNVKNQGACGSCWAFSSVGALEGQLKKTTGNLVDLSPQNLVDCVTENNGCGGGYMTNAFKYVRNNNGIDSEESYPYAGIDQQCAYNESGKAADCKGYKEIPQGNERALTTAVAKVGPVSVGIDAMQSTFLYYKSGVYYDPNCNKDDINHAVLAVGYGVNPKGKKYWIVKNSWGEDWGKKGYILMARNRNNACGIANLASFPIM